One Microaerobacter geothermalis genomic region harbors:
- a CDS encoding response regulator gives MKAIIIDDEAHVREAIQLLADWHRYGIDTIYEANDGEEAMELIMKHRPEIIFTDMMMPRKDGVALLQWIQEQGLESKIIVISGFDDYKFMRTAIHYGSYDYILKPIDEKILNQTLENAVNDWNLDEEERKIELKNSMKLSEVENVYLDYLFTHLLGESSNHAYLYKKIKEEFNLNCQMECQVVIVYLNPLVKKIYQGNMDLCYFSLLNIFNEYLRNNNIGIAFRNLNKEDEIVLLAWKELHNFNYLLRKMYWSVFDTLELSCVFAIGNKDVVSNLQQSYEVALNVLNKVNLINMSGKIPIFDGNDLSAGKLIHLFDYSQEIGLAIFSGNEKHLMDTLNEVFTALKNNNHISLEQLEIWEKEYQILRVHWLDEIGINSDDIQDEQVFFWEEHGSISLEKYLEEKRKQFTTLFFTYHKEKKEKNIIYEIKQFLEQNYQQDIKLHHISERFYLSREYISRKFKQEYNVNITDYIVNIRMNKAKELLTYSNLRICEISNLVGYQDEKYFDMKIIPSRVILI, from the coding sequence ATGAAGGCCATAATTATTGATGATGAAGCCCATGTTCGTGAAGCAATACAACTATTGGCTGACTGGCATCGGTATGGGATTGATACCATATATGAAGCAAATGATGGAGAAGAAGCAATGGAGTTAATCATGAAGCATCGTCCAGAGATTATTTTTACCGACATGATGATGCCAAGAAAAGATGGCGTTGCTCTTTTGCAATGGATTCAAGAGCAGGGTTTAGAGAGTAAGATTATTGTGATCAGTGGATTTGATGATTATAAATTTATGAGAACAGCGATTCATTACGGCAGTTATGATTATATCTTAAAACCAATTGATGAAAAGATCCTAAATCAAACTTTAGAAAATGCTGTAAATGACTGGAACTTAGATGAAGAAGAACGAAAAATAGAACTTAAAAACAGCATGAAATTGAGCGAGGTTGAAAATGTCTATTTGGACTATTTATTTACACATTTACTTGGAGAGTCTTCCAATCACGCTTATTTGTATAAAAAAATAAAAGAGGAATTTAATCTAAATTGCCAAATGGAATGCCAAGTGGTAATAGTTTACTTAAATCCACTGGTTAAAAAAATTTACCAAGGAAACATGGACTTGTGTTATTTTTCTCTACTCAACATTTTTAATGAATATTTGCGAAATAACAATATTGGAATTGCATTTCGCAACCTGAATAAAGAAGACGAAATTGTTCTTCTCGCTTGGAAAGAGCTGCACAACTTCAATTATCTGTTAAGAAAAATGTATTGGTCCGTTTTTGATACATTGGAATTATCATGTGTGTTTGCTATTGGGAATAAAGATGTTGTTTCAAATTTGCAACAATCTTATGAGGTTGCCTTAAATGTTTTAAACAAGGTTAATCTGATCAATATGAGTGGAAAGATACCAATTTTCGATGGAAATGATTTATCGGCTGGTAAATTAATTCATCTATTTGATTATTCTCAAGAAATAGGACTAGCAATTTTTAGCGGCAATGAAAAACATTTGATGGATACCCTGAATGAAGTGTTTACGGCATTAAAGAACAACAACCATATTTCTTTGGAACAATTGGAAATTTGGGAGAAGGAATATCAGATATTAAGGGTCCATTGGTTAGATGAAATAGGTATAAATTCAGATGACATCCAGGATGAGCAAGTTTTTTTTTGGGAAGAGCATGGAAGCATATCTTTAGAGAAATATTTGGAAGAAAAGCGCAAACAATTTACTACATTATTTTTCACTTATCATAAAGAAAAGAAAGAAAAAAATATTATTTATGAAATCAAACAGTTTCTAGAGCAGAATTACCAGCAAGATATTAAACTTCACCATATATCAGAACGCTTTTATCTTAGTCGTGAATATATTTCCCGTAAATTCAAACAAGAATATAATGTGAATATCACTGATTATATAGTGAATATCCGAATGAACAAGGCAAAAGAACTTCTCACTTATTCCAATCTTCGAATCTGCGAGATTTCTAACCTGGTTGGTTATCAAGATGAAAAATATTTTGATATGAAAATAATTCCCTCCCGGGTCATACTGATCTAA
- a CDS encoding sensor histidine kinase — MKDQFISENYRLINQAKYEFSDYFQTITQIPLTLYLNRNLMNILEFGVGDDLERYQELKRGLFNLYSTRKDIKQLYLYIDQSKDELIVYNGNILSKKNEQGLAEKRYQRLIENQSYFSIEPTHRISDYGFSLIPKNPSVNVVSFHQSLKQVPSSQLLGFLSIDIDLKKIESIGSRLFTLGTEDFYLMDQDGYVVYSSDPSLIGRINNEKWYNQMKTNQVKQQSFDWKDSQFAGVLVYDRFSAPFDNWMIVKRIPYERLYKGARDIAIINILIGLFFLGIVIIATLFVSFRITSPIKILINNIKRIESGRLETNFDSLGNDEFGLLGKHFKSMIERINHLIDQEYRLEIENKINQFKVLQSQINPHFLYNSLQSIGTLALKNQGAQVYTLLTSLTQMMRYGMNIEENLVTLKREIEHAESYLVLQKQRFGEKFNYHIDVDSTLYTTFVPKMIFQPLIENYFKHGFDNSTVVGKLTIICKKIDHQRFQIILEDNGKGVSIDRLHMLQQMLHKDNGFKNIERNSIGLKNVYHRLKLYYGNQASMNIYTHQDGGFGIEIRIPIAFRGGD; from the coding sequence GTGAAAGATCAGTTTATCAGTGAAAATTACAGACTAATTAATCAAGCAAAGTATGAATTCTCTGATTACTTCCAAACTATCACCCAGATTCCCCTAACTCTTTACTTAAATAGAAATCTTATGAATATTCTTGAATTTGGAGTTGGCGATGACTTGGAGCGATATCAGGAACTGAAAAGGGGGCTTTTTAATCTCTATAGTACACGAAAAGATATTAAACAACTTTATCTTTATATTGATCAAAGCAAAGATGAATTAATTGTTTACAACGGGAATATTCTCAGCAAAAAAAATGAGCAGGGATTAGCAGAAAAGCGTTATCAAAGATTGATTGAAAATCAATCATATTTTTCTATTGAACCTACCCATAGAATTAGCGATTATGGATTTTCACTTATTCCTAAAAATCCCTCAGTAAATGTAGTGAGCTTTCACCAAAGTTTAAAACAGGTCCCTTCTTCCCAATTGCTTGGTTTTCTATCAATTGATATTGATTTAAAGAAAATAGAATCCATTGGAAGCCGCCTTTTCACATTAGGAACAGAAGATTTTTATTTGATGGATCAGGATGGGTATGTCGTATATTCTTCCGATCCATCCTTAATCGGCAGAATTAACAATGAGAAATGGTACAATCAAATGAAAACCAATCAGGTAAAACAGCAGAGTTTTGATTGGAAAGATTCCCAGTTTGCCGGAGTTCTTGTATATGACAGATTCTCTGCTCCTTTTGATAATTGGATGATTGTAAAGCGAATACCTTATGAACGCCTGTATAAAGGGGCACGTGATATAGCGATTATTAATATTCTTATTGGTCTTTTCTTTCTGGGTATCGTGATCATAGCAACTTTATTTGTTTCATTTAGAATTACATCCCCTATTAAAATTCTAATCAACAATATTAAAAGGATAGAATCTGGTAGACTGGAGACCAATTTTGACTCGTTGGGTAATGACGAATTTGGATTATTGGGAAAACATTTTAAGTCAATGATCGAAAGAATTAATCATTTAATTGATCAAGAATATCGCTTGGAAATTGAAAATAAAATAAATCAATTTAAAGTCTTACAATCCCAAATTAACCCGCATTTTTTGTATAACTCTTTACAATCCATCGGGACTTTAGCCTTAAAAAATCAAGGTGCTCAAGTTTATACTTTATTAACTTCTCTCACACAAATGATGAGATATGGAATGAATATAGAAGAGAATTTGGTCACACTTAAAAGAGAAATTGAACATGCTGAGTCTTATCTTGTCCTTCAAAAGCAACGGTTTGGTGAAAAATTTAATTATCATATTGATGTTGATTCCACACTTTATACCACATTTGTTCCAAAAATGATCTTTCAACCCTTAATTGAGAATTACTTTAAACATGGATTTGATAATAGCACGGTAGTTGGAAAGTTGACGATTATATGCAAAAAAATAGATCATCAACGATTTCAGATTATTTTAGAGGATAACGGCAAAGGAGTTTCAATAGACAGACTTCATATGCTTCAACAAATGTTACATAAGGACAATGGATTTAAAAACATCGAAAGAAACAGTATTGGACTGAAAAATGTTTATCACAGGCTTAAATTATATTATGGAAATCAAGCAAGTATGAATATTTATACTCATCAGGATGGCGGTTTTGGTATTGAGATAAGAATACCAATTGCTTTTAGAGGAGGTGATTAA